In Zingiber officinale cultivar Zhangliang chromosome 6A, Zo_v1.1, whole genome shotgun sequence, a single genomic region encodes these proteins:
- the LOC121996629 gene encoding uncharacterized protein LOC121996629 — MALRPFPLAGIECRRNPPFSVSSSASASASCCSKLRCKMPSTIVDGGDLEQKGEIRLRLAALSLHPLPVDAASDDFPCHRSSLSAAVGPPLHSPFFQWNLDRRHILLLNFTVCAAAVSAAWIFFSAIPTLLAFRKAAESIEKLLDVTTEELPDTMAAVRLSGMEISDLTTELSDLGQELTQGVKNSTRAVRVAEDRLRRLTTMNPAVTMQGKTPQSDQTVEPAVARTARNMREGIVNGRVAFGLIFSLTQVSRWAFNFLTSDAGKKSSNKQS; from the exons ATGGCACTTCGCCCTTTTCCCCTCGCCGGCATCGAATGCCGACGCAATCCTCCTTTTTCTGTATCTTCCTCCGCCTCCGCATCCGCCTCGTGCTGCTCTAAGCTTCGGTGTAAAATGCCGTCCACCATCGTCGATGGCGGAGATCTCGAGCAGAAAGGGGAAATCCGCCTCCGCCTCGCCGCTCTTTCCCTCCATCCCCTTCCAGTAGACGCCGCCTCCGACGATTTTCCCTGCCATCGATCTTCCCTATCGGCCGCCGTCGGACCTCCGTTGCACTCTCCCTTCTTCCAGTGGAATCTTGATCGAAGGCACATCCTTCTCCTCAATTTCACTGTTTGCGCT GCTGCGGTTTCTGCGGCGTGGATATTCTTCTCTGCCATTCCGACACTTTTG GCTTTCAGAAAGGCTGCCGAGTCGATTGAAAAGTTGTTGGATGTCACAACAGAAGAGCTTCCTGATACTATGGCTGCGGTTCGATTGTCTGGCATGGAGATTAGCGATTTAACCACGGAGCTCAGCGACTTAGG CCAGGAGCTAACACAAGGTGTGAAAAATTCAACCAGAGCAGTTCGTGTGGCCGAGGACAGGTTGCGTCGCCTTACAACAATGAATCCAGCAG TGACGATGCAGGGAAAAACACCCCAGAGTGATCAAACTGTCGAGCCTGCGGTAGCTAGAACTGCAAGAAACATGAGAGAAGGAATCGTGAATGGGCGTGTGGCCTTCGGGCTAATCTTTAGCCTCACTCAAGTTTCTCGCTGGGCATTTAACTTTCTGACTTCAGATGCAGGGAAGAAATCATCCAACAAGCAGAGTTAG